A DNA window from Candidatus Thermoplasmatota archaeon contains the following coding sequences:
- a CDS encoding formate--phosphoribosylaminoimidazolecarboxamide ligase family protein: MIPRARILERLESYDPRKLTVAVLGSHSAVDVADGAADEGLRTLVVAEDGRHLTYDRYFKARRDARGRLVRGCVDRTLVLPKFREAVSPRTQEILRAENAVFVPNRSFTVYCGIDAVENAFEVPIFGNRAMLRSEERTEQRDYYWLLEKAGLPFPEKIAKPEDITELSIVKLHHAKKKLERGFFTAASFEEYKEKAAKLLADGVIDQESLDKARIERYIIGPVFNFNFFWSPLEDDASALELLGVDWRFESSLDGHVRLPAAQQLRLHGKQAIPEMTVVGHNSATLRESLLEDVYDLAEKFVTASKEHYKPGIIGPFCLQTCVDKDMNFYIYDVAPRVGGGTNVHLALGHPYGNALWRRPMSTGRRVALEIRRAAETGRLADVVT; this comes from the coding sequence ATGATCCCCCGGGCGCGGATCCTCGAGCGGCTCGAGAGCTACGACCCCCGCAAGCTCACCGTCGCGGTCCTGGGCAGCCACAGCGCGGTGGACGTTGCGGACGGCGCCGCCGACGAAGGCCTCCGGACGCTCGTCGTCGCGGAGGACGGACGCCACCTCACGTACGACCGCTACTTCAAGGCCCGGCGCGACGCGCGCGGCCGCCTCGTGCGCGGGTGCGTCGACCGCACGCTCGTCCTCCCCAAGTTCCGCGAGGCCGTCTCTCCGAGGACGCAGGAGATCCTCCGCGCCGAGAACGCCGTCTTCGTCCCGAACCGCTCCTTCACGGTCTACTGCGGCATCGACGCCGTCGAGAACGCGTTCGAGGTCCCCATCTTCGGCAACCGGGCCATGCTCCGGAGCGAAGAGCGCACGGAGCAGCGCGACTACTACTGGCTCCTCGAGAAGGCCGGCCTCCCGTTCCCCGAGAAGATCGCGAAGCCCGAGGACATCACGGAGCTCTCCATCGTGAAGCTCCATCACGCGAAGAAGAAGCTCGAGCGCGGCTTCTTCACGGCCGCCTCGTTCGAGGAGTACAAGGAGAAGGCCGCGAAGCTCCTCGCGGACGGCGTCATCGACCAGGAGAGCCTTGACAAGGCGCGCATCGAGCGCTACATCATCGGTCCCGTGTTCAACTTCAACTTCTTCTGGTCCCCGCTCGAGGACGACGCGAGCGCGCTCGAGCTCCTCGGCGTCGACTGGAGGTTCGAGTCGAGCCTCGACGGCCACGTGCGCCTCCCCGCCGCGCAGCAGCTGCGCCTCCACGGCAAGCAGGCCATCCCCGAGATGACGGTCGTCGGCCACAACTCGGCGACGCTCCGGGAGAGCCTGCTCGAGGACGTGTACGACCTCGCGGAGAAGTTCGTCACGGCGTCCAAGGAGCACTACAAGCCCGGCATCATCGGGCCCTTCTGCCTGCAGACGTGCGTGGACAAGGACATGAACTTCTACATCTACGACGTCGCGCCCCGCGTGGGCGGCGGCACGAACGTGCACCTCGCGCTGGGGCACCCGTACGGGAACGCCTTGTGGCGACGCCCCATGAGCACGGGGCGCCGCGTCGCGCTCGAGATCCGTCGCGCCGCGGAGACGGGTCGCCTCGCGGACGTCGTCACGTGA
- a CDS encoding aminotransferase class I/II-fold pyridoxal phosphate-dependent enzyme, whose protein sequence is MRLAPFRLENWLAEHERTAECLLAHSGIAAASLADLGEGTLAIADLDYGEVPNERDVARAIAGLHGAREENVLVTVGASEADLAVALALAGPGDEVVVERPTYWPLEGVPRALGAKVVPVARPFEDAFRLDPDAVRRAITPRTRLVSLASPNNPTGIVVPPRDLVAIAEAASEVGAVVLVDEVFRDLARKPTPTAFGLHPSIVVAGSLTKCLGLGGLRTGWIVAEEPLRAAFREAKALTTISNSPLLQRLALKAIERRAPLLARARAIRDENWRRLEKWLDGQSFFDWVEPDGGVAFAPRLPAGVDDEAFARRLLAGERTLVAPGTYFGLPGHLRLGFGAPPERFAEGLARLARFVGRG, encoded by the coding sequence GTGCGCCTCGCCCCGTTCCGCCTCGAAAACTGGCTCGCCGAGCACGAGCGTACGGCGGAATGCCTCCTCGCCCATTCGGGCATCGCGGCCGCGTCCCTCGCCGACCTCGGCGAGGGGACGCTCGCGATCGCGGATCTCGACTACGGCGAAGTCCCGAACGAGCGCGACGTCGCGCGCGCGATCGCGGGCCTGCACGGCGCGCGCGAGGAGAACGTCCTTGTCACGGTCGGCGCGTCGGAGGCGGACCTCGCGGTCGCGCTCGCGCTTGCGGGCCCCGGCGACGAGGTCGTGGTGGAGCGCCCCACGTACTGGCCGCTCGAAGGCGTGCCGCGCGCCCTCGGCGCGAAGGTCGTGCCGGTCGCGCGCCCCTTCGAGGACGCCTTCCGCCTCGACCCGGACGCGGTCCGGCGCGCGATCACGCCGAGGACGCGCCTCGTGTCGCTCGCAAGCCCCAACAATCCGACCGGCATCGTCGTGCCGCCCCGAGATCTCGTCGCGATCGCGGAGGCCGCCTCGGAGGTGGGCGCCGTCGTCCTCGTCGACGAGGTCTTCCGGGACCTCGCCCGGAAGCCGACGCCGACGGCCTTCGGCCTCCACCCGTCGATCGTCGTCGCGGGAAGCCTCACGAAATGCCTCGGCCTCGGGGGCCTGCGCACGGGGTGGATCGTCGCCGAGGAGCCGCTGCGCGCCGCCTTCCGCGAGGCGAAGGCCCTCACGACCATCTCGAACAGCCCCCTCCTCCAGCGCCTCGCCCTCAAGGCGATCGAACGCCGCGCGCCGCTTCTCGCCCGTGCGCGGGCCATCCGGGACGAGAACTGGCGCCGCCTCGAGAAATGGCTCGACGGCCAGTCGTTCTTCGACTGGGTTGAACCGGACGGCGGGGTCGCGTTCGCCCCCCGCCTCCCGGCCGGCGTCGACGACGAGGCCTTCGCGCGCCGGCTCCTCGCCGGGGAGCGGACCCTCGTCGCGCCCGGGACGTACTTCGGGCTCCCCGGACACCTCCGTCTGGGATTCGGGGCCCCGCCCGAGCGCTTCGCGGAGGGTCTCGCGCGCCTCGCCCGGTTCGTCGGCCGGGGCTAG
- a CDS encoding response regulator — protein sequence MPDPHRGGDEPTSLPRQVLLVVDDEVDIRESLKDLFEGGLEGVDVKLAESGPEALAMLADVDVDAIVTDYRMPGMSGLEFLAEARRIAPDIPAILITAYPDLDLAIRAVNEARVTSFFTKPLEPVTVLDVVRRALDDRRADDLRNRAFARSLDLLRREMRGH from the coding sequence ATGCCGGATCCGCATCGCGGCGGCGACGAGCCGACGAGCCTTCCTCGCCAGGTCCTGCTCGTGGTCGACGACGAGGTCGACATCCGCGAATCGCTCAAGGACCTCTTCGAGGGCGGCCTCGAGGGCGTGGACGTGAAGCTCGCCGAAAGCGGTCCCGAGGCCCTCGCGATGCTCGCGGACGTCGACGTCGACGCGATCGTCACCGACTACAGGATGCCCGGCATGAGCGGGCTCGAGTTCCTCGCGGAAGCCCGCCGGATCGCGCCCGACATCCCCGCGATCCTCATCACGGCGTACCCCGACCTCGACCTCGCGATCCGGGCCGTGAACGAAGCCCGCGTCACGAGCTTCTTCACGAAACCGCTCGAGCCCGTGACCGTCCTCGACGTGGTCCGCCGCGCGCTCGACGACCGCCGGGCGGACGACCTGCGCAACCGCGCCTTCGCGCGGTCGCTCGACCTGCTGCGCCGCGAGATGCGCGGCCACTGA
- a CDS encoding PAS domain-containing sensor histidine kinase: MALVDAALAKAARAEVGIAWVRAAVVAFNSLLYLVFLPRDGTHETLALAVIGVALGYAFFAVTLGARRPKPLLARSWAYTAADAGLIAVWIHATGGFESPFYVLWYVSLAAVFLRFDARATLAVAVGYAAAYLLLLGATGELAGHGAEVAVRATYILFLGALGALLARESLGHIRARLESEADTQAARVAEARFRRLVEGAPDPIVILDPAGRVTLANSRADSAFGRGRGRLVGEFVGSLLAGGPGRTRALASLAEARGTGDEPIEVTCARADGTLFDADLAASPLETAEGRFVTWIIRDTTERKRLEAERVAGIERMKELERLKELDEFKTLFINTAAHELGTPLTPIKLQIHVLRASPLSEPQDRAIRILERNVDRLSRLVGDVLEVAKLQAGRVGIERRPVDLNRVVFEAVESFHEAARQRSIRLEVRLDPDLQVEGDAKRLTQVLFNLLSNAMKFTPDGGLVEVETRRLPGQALVSVRDTGLGFTAEAASRLFQPFSQLHEPDAARRGGSGLGLYVSKGIVDLHGGHLWGESPGPGLGATFRFAVPFAAPAPVVPALRPRIDSVASRARELV, translated from the coding sequence ATGGCGCTCGTCGACGCGGCGCTTGCGAAGGCGGCGCGCGCGGAGGTCGGCATCGCATGGGTGCGGGCCGCCGTCGTCGCCTTCAACAGCCTCCTCTATCTCGTGTTCCTTCCCCGCGACGGCACGCACGAGACGCTCGCCCTCGCCGTGATCGGCGTTGCCCTCGGGTACGCTTTCTTCGCCGTGACCCTCGGGGCGCGGCGTCCCAAGCCCCTGCTCGCGCGCAGCTGGGCCTATACGGCGGCCGATGCGGGCCTCATCGCCGTCTGGATCCACGCGACCGGCGGATTCGAGTCCCCGTTCTACGTGCTCTGGTACGTCTCGCTCGCGGCGGTCTTCCTGCGCTTCGACGCGCGCGCGACGCTCGCGGTCGCGGTCGGCTACGCGGCGGCGTACCTCCTGCTTCTCGGCGCCACCGGCGAGCTTGCGGGCCACGGGGCGGAGGTGGCCGTGCGCGCGACCTACATCCTCTTCCTCGGCGCCCTCGGCGCGCTGCTTGCGCGCGAAAGTCTCGGCCACATCCGCGCGCGCCTCGAGAGCGAGGCGGACACGCAGGCGGCCCGCGTCGCCGAAGCGCGGTTCAGGCGTCTCGTCGAGGGCGCGCCCGATCCCATCGTCATCCTGGATCCGGCGGGTCGCGTGACGCTCGCGAACTCGCGCGCCGACAGCGCCTTCGGCCGCGGCCGGGGCCGCCTCGTCGGGGAGTTCGTGGGCAGCCTCCTCGCGGGCGGGCCGGGGCGGACGCGCGCGCTCGCCTCGCTCGCGGAGGCGCGCGGGACCGGCGACGAGCCGATCGAGGTCACGTGCGCGCGGGCCGACGGGACGCTGTTCGATGCCGACCTCGCCGCAAGCCCCCTCGAAACGGCCGAGGGGAGGTTTGTGACGTGGATCATCCGCGACACGACGGAGCGCAAGCGCCTCGAAGCCGAGCGCGTCGCGGGCATCGAGCGCATGAAGGAGCTGGAGCGCCTGAAGGAGCTTGACGAATTCAAGACGCTTTTCATCAACACGGCCGCGCACGAGCTCGGCACGCCGCTCACGCCCATCAAGCTCCAGATCCACGTGCTGCGCGCCTCCCCGCTCAGCGAACCGCAGGATCGCGCGATCCGGATCCTCGAGCGCAACGTCGACCGGTTGAGCCGCCTCGTCGGAGACGTGCTCGAGGTCGCGAAGCTCCAGGCGGGGCGCGTGGGCATCGAGCGGCGGCCGGTCGACCTCAACCGCGTCGTCTTTGAAGCCGTCGAGAGCTTCCACGAGGCCGCGCGCCAGCGGTCGATCCGCCTCGAGGTCAGGCTCGACCCCGACCTCCAAGTCGAAGGAGACGCGAAGCGTCTCACGCAGGTCCTGTTCAACCTCCTCTCGAACGCGATGAAATTCACGCCCGACGGCGGGCTCGTCGAGGTCGAGACCCGACGCCTCCCGGGGCAGGCGCTCGTCTCCGTCCGCGACACCGGTCTCGGATTTACGGCCGAGGCGGCCTCGCGCCTCTTTCAGCCGTTCAGCCAGCTCCACGAGCCGGATGCGGCCCGGCGGGGCGGAAGCGGTCTCGGCCTCTACGTCTCGAAAGGCATCGTCGATCTGCACGGCGGGCACCTCTGGGGCGAGTCCCCGGGTCCAGGCCTGGGGGCGACGTTCCGCTTCGCGGTCCCGTTCGCGGCGCCCGCTCCCGTCGTTCCGGCGCTCCGCCCGCGGATCGATTCCGTCGCATCCCGCGCGCGCGAGCTCGTGTAG
- a CDS encoding LSM domain-containing protein, translated as MSKKRPLDVLNGSLNKRVIVHLRGGREYRGLLDGYDHPHMNLVVKNAEEVTNVGKPDEKTTARELVVIRGDNIIYISP; from the coding sequence ATGAGCAAGAAGCGTCCTCTGGACGTCCTGAACGGGAGCCTCAACAAGCGCGTCATCGTCCACCTGCGCGGCGGACGCGAGTACCGCGGGCTCCTCGATGGCTACGACCACCCGCACATGAACCTCGTCGTGAAGAACGCGGAGGAGGTCACGAACGTCGGGAAGCCCGACGAGAAGACGACCGCCCGCGAGCTCGTCGTCATCCGCGGCGACAACATCATCTACATCAGCCCCTGA
- a CDS encoding tellurite resistance TerB family protein: MGLFDKLRGTEGQLNAAEGFAGIALAAVAADGVLTEEEAQSLGATLSRMKLFRAMNPREFNAVFEKVVKRARSKGVDTLLAESSAAIPKDLRATAFAISTDLVLADGEVSDDELKFLERIAKSLEVPEAEAERIVEVLQIKNRG; encoded by the coding sequence ATGGGTCTCTTCGACAAGCTCCGCGGAACGGAAGGCCAGTTGAACGCGGCGGAAGGCTTCGCCGGCATCGCGCTTGCGGCTGTCGCGGCCGACGGCGTCCTGACCGAGGAGGAGGCGCAGAGCCTGGGCGCGACGCTTTCCCGCATGAAGCTCTTCCGCGCGATGAACCCCCGCGAATTCAACGCCGTCTTCGAGAAGGTCGTGAAGCGCGCCCGCTCGAAGGGCGTGGACACGCTCCTTGCGGAATCGTCCGCCGCGATCCCGAAGGACCTGCGCGCGACGGCCTTCGCGATCTCGACCGACCTCGTCCTCGCCGACGGCGAGGTCTCGGACGACGAACTCAAGTTCCTCGAGCGCATCGCGAAGAGCCTCGAAGTCCCCGAGGCCGAGGCGGAGCGCATCGTCGAGGTGCTCCAGATCAAGAACCGCGGCTGA
- a CDS encoding CxxC-x17-CxxC domain-containing protein, which translates to MFDAVCADCKQQTKVPFRPTEGRPVYCRDCFQKRSPPRSGGGGYRR; encoded by the coding sequence ATGTTCGACGCCGTGTGCGCCGACTGCAAGCAGCAGACGAAGGTCCCCTTCCGCCCGACGGAGGGTCGCCCGGTGTACTGCCGCGACTGTTTCCAGAAGCGCTCGCCCCCGCGCAGCGGCGGCGGCGGCTACCGCCGCTGA
- a CDS encoding DUF983 domain-containing protein — protein sequence MGVTLRAIGRGLALRCPNCARAPLFTGFITPARRCPACGVRHMRERGEWLGSTETTLILSLPFAALAWLVLGAVPGLTRDARFALTFVVFALAFPFVYRHVRGAWLGLMRAWEDGAEGAGEPSGLEWEGLAEDQAERERRQAERAATRRRNE from the coding sequence ATGGGCGTGACGCTCCGTGCGATCGGCCGCGGCCTCGCCCTCAGGTGCCCCAATTGCGCGCGGGCGCCGCTTTTCACCGGATTCATCACGCCCGCGAGGCGCTGTCCCGCCTGCGGCGTGCGCCACATGCGCGAGCGCGGCGAATGGCTCGGCTCCACGGAGACGACGCTCATCCTTTCGCTTCCGTTCGCGGCGCTCGCGTGGCTCGTCCTCGGCGCCGTCCCGGGCCTGACACGGGACGCCCGCTTCGCGCTGACGTTCGTCGTCTTCGCGCTCGCCTTCCCCTTCGTCTATCGCCACGTCCGCGGCGCGTGGCTCGGCCTCATGCGGGCGTGGGAGGACGGCGCGGAAGGCGCGGGCGAGCCGTCCGGCCTCGAGTGGGAAGGCCTCGCCGAGGACCAGGCGGAACGCGAGCGCCGACAGGCCGAACGCGCCGCCACGCGGCGACGGAACGAATGA